The proteins below come from a single Bacillus horti genomic window:
- a CDS encoding ROK family protein, whose product MAGRIGVDLGGTNVRVALVNDQGTVLASHSEKTEAEKGPDYIIAKIINMIDRYKKKEPIRGIGIGAPGPLNAKKGLILNPPNLPGWDHIPLVQKLEKHFQTSVVLDNDANVAALAEAKVGSGQGYESVFYLTVSTGIGGGFVINDRIYSGAHGYAAEIGNMIIDPSGYKHANMNQGSWESLASGTAIARQALKEFGHTGGTKEVFTLAQEGHESAVKIVHQTVDYLAMGIANIAHTIDPDVFVLGGGVMNSKTLILEPLKQKVKEYVYPELAESIHIVHASLEDQAGVVGAALLI is encoded by the coding sequence ATGGCAGGAAGAATTGGTGTGGATCTAGGGGGAACTAATGTCAGAGTAGCCCTTGTTAATGATCAAGGTACTGTATTAGCTAGTCACTCAGAGAAGACTGAGGCTGAAAAAGGACCAGATTATATTATCGCTAAAATAATTAATATGATCGACAGGTATAAGAAAAAAGAGCCCATCAGAGGAATAGGGATAGGAGCACCTGGTCCACTAAACGCTAAAAAGGGTTTAATTTTAAACCCGCCTAATCTACCAGGATGGGATCATATTCCTCTTGTTCAAAAGCTAGAGAAGCATTTCCAAACGTCAGTAGTCTTAGATAACGACGCCAATGTGGCAGCTCTAGCTGAAGCTAAGGTAGGGAGTGGACAGGGCTATGAAAGTGTATTTTATCTTACGGTAAGCACAGGAATCGGTGGAGGATTTGTGATTAACGATAGGATTTACAGCGGGGCTCATGGCTATGCTGCTGAGATTGGCAACATGATTATTGATCCTAGCGGCTATAAGCACGCAAATATGAATCAAGGCTCATGGGAAAGCCTGGCTAGTGGTACAGCTATTGCACGGCAAGCTTTGAAGGAATTTGGTCACACAGGGGGAACAAAAGAAGTATTTACTCTTGCTCAAGAGGGTCATGAATCAGCCGTTAAAATTGTGCATCAAACGGTAGATTATTTAGCTATGGGGATAGCCAATATTGCTCATACGATTGACCCTGATGTTTTTGTGTTAGGGGGAGGCGTTATGAATTCCAAAACACTAATCTTAGAGCCTTTAAAGCAAAAGGTAAAAGAGTATGTTTACCCTGAGCTTGCTGAGTCCATTCATATTGTACACGCTTCATTAGAAGATCAGGCAGGAGTAGTCGGTGCAGCATTACTAATCTGA